The Bacteroidales bacterium nucleotide sequence TTGCTGGGACTTATCATCCTGCATGCCAGTAAGCTCTCGGAATATGTTCGTGAAAATATCAGCATAACAGTCTTGCTCAAGGAAGATGTGAATGATGAAATGGTATTGAATTTCAGGCAGCGACTGGAACAAACCGGATATGTTAAGTCTTCCCGTTATATCACCAGGGACGAAGCAGCAAAAGAACTTACAAAGGATTTGGGGGAGGATTTCGTTCAATTCCTGGGATACAACCCTCTTCCTCCAACAATTGATCTTCAGTTAAAATCGGAATATGCCAATACGGATAGTATTGCAAAGATTGAAAAAAGACTCATTACAAACAGGATTGTAAAAGAAGTTGTTTACCAGAAGTCTCTGATCGATGAAGTCAATTCCAATATTAGTAAAATAACATTGGTAATATTGGGTTTCAGCCTGATATTATTGCTGATTGCTATTATCCTGATCCACAATACTATCCGGCTTTCTATATATGCACGCCGTTTTATTATCAGGAGTATGCAATTAGTGGGAGCAACGGAAGCTTTTATCCGTTGGCCTTTTATACTTAGAAGCATGTTGCATGGACTTTATGCCGGGATTCTGTCTGTTGCCCTCCTTGTTGGCACATTATGGCTCGCTCAGCAAAAAATACCTGAATTAGTGAACCTTCAGGATTCTTACCAATTTGGTCTCTTTTTCCTGATGATTCTTCTGGCAGGTATTATCCTGTCAGCATTTTCAACCTTATTTGCAGTCCGCAGATTCCTCAGGATGAAATCGGATTCACTCTATATGCACTGAAAATTAACAATGTAATTAAATATGGGGATTATGACAAAAGATGTAAGAACAACCCAGGCTGCTCCGGCAAAAAAGAAAACAGATGAACAAGCTGTGGAATTTGCTTTTGGAAAAGAAAACTATATACTTCTTCTCATTGGAGTTGGATTGATCGCTTTGGGTTTCATTCTGATGGTAGGTGGAGGTTCAAAAGACCCCAAAGTATTTAATGATGCCATGTTTGACTTCCGCCGGCTCACCTTAGCCCCAATTCTTATCCTGGCTGGATTTGTTGTTGAAATCTTTGCCATCATCAAGAAGCCAAAGGATTAATATGACCTGGATCGAAGCAATTATTATTGCCATAGTCGAAGGAATAACCGAATTCCTTCCCGTCTCCTCTACCGGCCATATGATAATTACTGAAGCCTTATTGGGAATGGAAATAGATGAGTTCACCAAGGCTTTCACTGTAAATATTCAATTCGGTGCCATTCTCTCTGTTGTTATCTTGTATTGGAAGCGCTTCCTTCAAAGCTGGACTTTCTACCAGAAATTGTTTATTGCTTTTTTGCCGGCAGCAGTAATTGGTTTCCTTGCAGGGGACTTCATTGATAGCCTTCTCGAAAATGTAATGGTTGTGGCAGTTATGCTGTTATTAGGCGGCATTCTTCTTCTTTTTGTAGATAAATGGTTCAATAAACCGGGGGATAATCAGGAAATCACTTACAAAAAAGCTCTTTGGATTGGTTTCTGGCAATGTATAGCTATGGTACCTGGTGTTTCAAGGTCAGCAGCTACAATTATCGGAGGGATGCAACAGAAATTAAGCCGGACAAATGCAGCAGAATTTTCTTTTTTCCTTGCAGTTCCTACAATGGCTGCAGCCTCTGCCTATAAGCTGATCAAAGATTATAAGCATTTTAATAGCGATAATATTGATCTTTTGCTGGTTGGAAACCTGGTGGCTTTCGTAGTGGCAATGATTGCTATTAAAACTTTTATAACATTTCTACAGAAACATGGATTCAGGCTCTTTGGATGGTATCGTATCGTCCTTGGACTTGTAATAATAGTCCTCCTGTTAATGGGAATCGACCTTAAAGTAGTCTGATAGATCTAATTAATTAACCCTTGCCGTCCTCAGTTGGAGTTGGCTTTAATCTGCAAATTTTGTTCGATTTCGAAAAAGGAGAAATCCTGTTGGTTAATAAACCTTATCGATGGACCTCCTTCGATGTAATTGGTTCAATCCGATACTTTTTCAAAAAGGAACTTGGAATTAAGAAATTCAAAATAGGTCATGCCGGTACCCTCGACCCGCTTGCAACTGGCTTGCTTATACTCTGCACGGGTCCCGCTACCAAAAGAATTGAGGAATTTAAGGATTTTGACAAGGAATATACAGGCACTTTCACATTAGGCGCTACCACTGCATCTTTTGACCTGGAGAAACCTATTGATCAGACTTATCCAATTGAGCACATTACTGAAGAAATGATCAGTAAAGCAGCTATAAGTCTTACAGGTAATATTGAACAGGTACCTCCGGTTTTTTCAGCTATTAAGGTTAATGGCAAAAGAGCTTATAAATATGCCAGGAATGAACAGGAGGTTGTCCTGAAATCGAGGTCGGTCAGCATTCCCTTATTTGAAATAACTCGGATCGCCTTACCTGAAGTTGACTTCAGGATTGTATGCAGCAAGGGTACCTATATTCGATCAGTAGCCAGGGATTTTGGACTCGCTTTAGAGAGTGGTGCCTATCTGTCAGCCTTATGCAGAACAAGGGTTGGGCCTCATGAATTGAAGGATGCATACGAAGTTGATCAATTGAAGGAGTTGATACTTTCCCAACAGCCGGTTCAGCCGGATAGCCAGTTGGAAGCATCGATAACTGAATGATTTCCAGATTATCCTATATCCTTAATGATTGATATGATTTATTTTTGTTGAAGTGCTGTTTTCGTTTCAGGAATGCAGAACTTTGAGTGTCTTTTATAATTAGATATCATGAACTCAAATCATTCCCTCCTGCAAAACCTAAAGTCATTCCTGGTTCTGATTCTGATTCCTTCAATCGCTTTTTTATTAAATCATGCCGATCGAAACCGGATTTCATCCAGGGTATCCTATGAATCTTTCCTTCATACAACAGCTGGACAACTAATGAAGGAATGCCGTACTAAAGGACTGTCCAGGCCTGACCTTCCGGAACAGGCTGCATTGCAGGAGTACTTCATGACTCTGGACCCATCTCTGGGAAGAGTTCCTTCAGAACGGCTAATGAATGCATTTCATAAACTGAATGAAAAACAATTAAAATCAACGGCTTATCAATTGCAATGGCTTGGGAAGTCAGTTGTAATGGGTGGACGAACCAGGGCAATCATGTGGGATCCAAATGATGCAACCGGTAAAAAAGTATGGGCAGGCAGTGTTACCGGAGGATTATGGTATAACCCCGATATCACTTCTGAGATTTCTCTGTGGCAACCAGTGAGTGATATGTGGCCAAATATGGTAATCAGCTGCATCACTTCTGACCCTAATAATCCGTCAACTTTTTACGTGGGAACAGGAGAATCACAAACAGCCCTTATAACTTATCGGGAATCGTCCGGCAGGGGAGTGGGGATATGGAAAACAATAAATGGTGGACAATCATTTTCTTTGCTGGCAAGTACTGCAGATTTTGCTTACATCACAAAGCTGATAGTCAGGAATGAAAATGGAAATAGTGTGGTATATGCCGGTGTTGTTTCAGGCACCTATAAAGGTAGCATCTGGCAAAGTCAACCGTCTGATGGATTATTCCGGTCCGCTGATGGTGGGGCTTCCTGGCAGCAGGTCTTACCGGACATTACAAATGAAAGTGTTCCTTATGCCCCTGCTGATGTGCAATTGGGTGCAGATGGCCGAATATTTGTTGGCACAGTTGCGAATATTGAAGGTAAAGGTGGAGGTACCATCTTATTTTCTGACCTGGGGACACCCGGCTCATGGACAGAATATACGGATATACGCACTATCATTGAAAATGATCCGCTCAATAGTCAGCCTTACCGCGTTGTTCTGGCACCTGCACCATCCAGCCAGAATATTATTTACGCAGCTATCTCATCTGGTACTCTAAGCCCCACTACAAACCCGGTTTATAAAGGATATTATTTAGTTAAGTCTTCAGATAAAGGGGTTACCTGGCAGCAAATCAATACACCTGATGGCGGAGGAGACTGGGCAAACCTGGCCTGGCATGCAATGGATATTGCTGTCGACCCTAATACTCCTTCAACGGTTTATGCAGGCGGATTAGACATGTACCGCACTACAAATTCAGGTACCAGTTGGGAGCTACTTTCTGATTGGTCACTAATGTATTACGGTGGAGGAGATAATTATCTTCATGCTGATCAGCATGTAATTGCTTATAAGCCGGGCTCTTCTTCCGAAATGCTTTTTGGGACCGATGGAGGTGTTTTTTATTCAAATAATGGGAATGCCGTCAAACCAGTATTCAGTCAAAAAAACAAGAACTTTAACACATTACAGTTTTATACTTGTGCAATGCATCCGGGAGCCGGAACCGAAAAATACTTAGGGGGCTTGCAGGATAATGGCACTTTATTGTATAAGGGAACTCCTTTATCAATAAACGATATGGTAACCGGTGGAGATGGCGCTTACTGTTTCTGGGATCAGGATGAGAGCAATCTCACCATTACATCATATTATTATAATAGATACACAATTTTTAATAATGGCTTCCAGGCGGGCTATGTTGATGCCTATAGTGGAACATTCATTAGTCCAGCTGATTACCATCATTCCAGGAATACTTTGTATGCTAATGCCGTAGATCTTTGGGGAGGAAATGCCAACACAATACTCAGGGTAGCTAATATTCCTACTAGCGGATATAGCTTCATTAATACCGGGACCTCAACTACGGCCTACTATTCCGCTGTGAAAGTTTCACCTTATTCAACAGCTGGGAATACCAGGATTTTTCTTGGAACTGTCTCCGGCCGACTCTTTAAGCTTGAAAATGCGCAGGCATCTCCTCTGTCAACCGAAATTGGAAGCCCTGATTTCCCCCCGGCTAACATCTCCTGTATCGAAATCGGGGGTTCAGAAGATACTCTGCTAGTCACATTCAGTAACTATGGAGTCTCTTCAATCTGGCAAACCTGCAATGGGGGAACTGACTGGAGAGAGGTGGAAGGTGATTTGCCGGATATGCCGGTTCGATGGGTAATTTATCATCCCCAAAATCCTAACCAGGCTATGATCGCTACAGAGTTAGGTGTTTGGACCACAAGTAGTTTGCAGAAAGAGATTGTTTACTGGCAGCCTCAAATCAATGGAATGGCCAATGTAAGGGTAGATATGCTGAACTTAAGAAAATCCGATTTAACTGTTCTTGCAGCAAGCCATGGAAGAGGACTTTTTACCACTACATTTTCATATGATGTAACAACGGGTGTCAACCAGCAATTAGCGACTTCCTGGAATGTATATAGTGATGGCGGGAAACACAGCTTAATCATTCAGAATCCTGTTTCCTCAAAGCCTTTTTCAGTTTGTATTTATACTTTGAGTGGAATAAAAATGTTTGAGACGGAAATCCCTGAGCTTACCAATGGATATAATCTGGAGATGACACCTTCAATGAGGGGAGCATTTGTTGTTGAAATTAATCAGAATGGTGTCCGGAAATATTCAGGTAAGGTTTTATTATGGTAGATTAACCTTTGAATAACGAACTTGTACAAGGCCTGAAGGATAACTGATGCATTCATTGAGTTTCAGATGCCTCAATTGATCCACTTTCGCGAATAATGGTTTTCCTTTACCAAGAATAATTGGGTGAATGGAAATAATGTAATCATCGATCAGCCCGGCATTTTCCAATATCGCTGCGATCTCTCCACCCCCAACCAACCATATGTTTTTTCCTTGACTATTTTTCAACTCCTGAACAAAAGGAATAATATCCTCATGAATATATTTAATTTCAGGATGAGGTTCAGGATGCTGATCCCTGCTGAAAACGTAATTCTTTTTTCCCGAATATGGGAATTCTTCAAACCCTTTAATAATATCGAAGGTCTTACGGCCAGTTAAGGTAGCGTCGATGGATTCATAGAATTCCTCGTAACCGTAATCAGCATCAGTAAATAGCCAGCTGATATCATCTTTTTCAGTTGCGATAAAACCATCCAGACTACAAGCAACGAAATACTGCACTCTTCTCATCGCGGCATTCAATTATTTGAATGAACCAATGGCTTTTGCAAATCCGTTATCTGATCGGAGATAAATAGGATAGAATCCCTTGTCATCAAAGAGGTTTCGTGCTATGAAAGCTTTCATAAGTTCACGGATTTTCCCTGACGAAGTCACAATTTCACTCTGGGTGGGTTTGATGCCGTTTTTTTCAGCGAAACTGATGAATTCCTTATATACTGCTTCTGAAATGACAAACCCACTATCAAAGGAATTCACCTCTTTGAAACGTTTGAACTCCTGTCTGTGAAGGTCAGTATAATCAAAAGCAAATTGGTACAGTATACCTTTGTTGAAGGATTCATTGTAGAATTTGAATTCAGGTCTTCTTTCAAGGGGAATAAAAACATCAGGCATAATTCCTCCACCGCCATAAACTGTTTTACCGGCTGGAGTTTTATATTTGAGAGAATCAACCAGCTTTACACTATCAGCATTTTCAAGTTCTCCATCTTCATAACGATGATAGTACTCCATATAATAGTCTTCGGTTCCGTTAGTATATGGCTTTTGAATGCATCTTCCGGTAGGTGTATAATATCGCGCCACTGTTAAGCGCAGAGCAGAACCATCAGAAAGATTGATCTGTTCCTGTACAAGTCCTTTCCCAAATGACCGACGCCCAATAATTGTCCCCCGATCATTGTCCTGGATTGCACCTGCCACAATTTCACTCGCTGAAGCTGATCCTTCATCAATCAATACTGTTACAGGCAAATCATCCCATTCCCCTTCAGAAGAAGAACTGGCTGTTTGTTTTGGACGATGCAATCCCTGGGTATAAACAATAATTTTACCGGCAGGAAGAAATTCATCGGCAACGGCAATGGCTTCATTCAGGTATCCTCCGGAGTTTCCCCTCAGATCAAGGACAAGTTTCCTGACCCCTGATTTTTTCAGATCCTGCATGGCTTTGACTAATTCCTCATGTGTTGTGGCACTGAACTTGCTCAGTTTGATATATCCAATATCTGATTTTACTTTATAGGAAATGTCCACACTCCATGTGGGAATAGCGGCCCTTGTAATAGTAAAATCTATAGGCTTGTGAAGTCCCCTTCTGAAAATAGTAACTTTAACCTTTGTGCCTTTGGGGCCTTTCAGCTTTTTCATCACCATCTCATTTGTAATCTTGATATTCGAAATAGCTGTATCATTCACTTTTATAATCCTGTCACCTGCCAATAAGCCCAGTTTCTCCGAAGGTCCGCCAGGTACTGTATTTATAACCATAACCGTATCTCTTTCAATCCTGAATTGAACACCAATGCCATCAAAGTTACCTAGCAGAGGATCATTGGCGTCATGAAAATCAGATGCAGAAATATACTGGGAATGAGGATCCAGGCTCATCAACATCCCATCAATTGCCTCTCTCTGCAGGTTCTCCGGATTAATGGTATCAACATAATTCTGATCAATAAAATGAATGAGTTCATTAAGTGTATTCTTGCTACTGCCCAACTTGACCAACGGGTGTTGCAATGAGAAAGATACTCTCACCAGGTAGTAACCCAGGACAATTCCGACAATGAGTACAAGTGCAAATGCTATTGGAAGATAAATATAGGGACGACGGTTTCCTTGCATCAGTGAATAATTAAGTTAAAATCATGGCTAAAACATATGTGCCATAATGAATACAAAACTATACAAAATCAGTGTTGTATAATGTCAGCACTTGTTAAATAGAGTTAAACAACAGTGACTAAGTCAAATCCAACTCTGAAAGGTAAGATCATTTTTCTACTTTTGTGGACAACGTTTTTAAGACAGATTCATAAGTGGTTATTAATTTAAAGTCCTTCACTGAATGAGTAAAGGAAATCTGGTTGTGGATATGGGTAATACCCTCACTAAAGTAGCTCTTTTTGAAAACGGGCAACTTCAGGATTTTATCCGTTTACCAGGTTCCGATTATGAACAATTAAATAAGATATTTCAAAACTACCCGGATATACATGCATGTATGATCTCATCAGTTGGTGAGACTAAGCAGGCAATCTATGCCAAAGTGATTACGAATTGCAAATTGATGTTTCTGGATAATTCAGTCATGTTGCCATTCGTAAATAAATACTCCACTCCCTTAACTCTGGGAAATGACAGGTTGGCTGGAATGGCCGCTGCAAGAGAATTATTCCCAGGGCAGGATGTATTGGTTGTGGATACTGGCACTGCAATTACATTCGACCTGATGAATTCTTATGGTGAATATCTTGGTGGTTCAATTGCACCGGGTATTGCGATGCGTTATAAGGCTCTGCATACTTTTACTCAACGCCTTCCGTTATTAGAGATGGATCAGGATAATGTTCCATTGATTGGAAATTCAACCCTTCAATGTATTCATTCCGGTGTTTTAAATGGCGTTGTCCATGAGGTTGAAGGCATGATAAACAGTTACTTGGAGCAATTTCCAGACTTGAATATTATTTTAACCGGAGGAGATCAGAATTATTTTGATAAACAATTAAAAATTAAGACCTTTGCAGCCCCAAATTTGGTCCTTT carries:
- a CDS encoding DUF3098 domain-containing protein; the encoded protein is MTKDVRTTQAAPAKKKTDEQAVEFAFGKENYILLLIGVGLIALGFILMVGGGSKDPKVFNDAMFDFRRLTLAPILILAGFVVEIFAIIKKPKD
- a CDS encoding S41 family peptidase translates to MQGNRRPYIYLPIAFALVLIVGIVLGYYLVRVSFSLQHPLVKLGSSKNTLNELIHFIDQNYVDTINPENLQREAIDGMLMSLDPHSQYISASDFHDANDPLLGNFDGIGVQFRIERDTVMVINTVPGGPSEKLGLLAGDRIIKVNDTAISNIKITNEMVMKKLKGPKGTKVKVTIFRRGLHKPIDFTITRAAIPTWSVDISYKVKSDIGYIKLSKFSATTHEELVKAMQDLKKSGVRKLVLDLRGNSGGYLNEAIAVADEFLPAGKIIVYTQGLHRPKQTASSSSEGEWDDLPVTVLIDEGSASASEIVAGAIQDNDRGTIIGRRSFGKGLVQEQINLSDGSALRLTVARYYTPTGRCIQKPYTNGTEDYYMEYYHRYEDGELENADSVKLVDSLKYKTPAGKTVYGGGGIMPDVFIPLERRPEFKFYNESFNKGILYQFAFDYTDLHRQEFKRFKEVNSFDSGFVISEAVYKEFISFAEKNGIKPTQSEIVTSSGKIRELMKAFIARNLFDDKGFYPIYLRSDNGFAKAIGSFK
- a CDS encoding cell division protein FtsX; protein product: MAEDKLRNRRLRASYFTSIISIMLVLYMLGLLGLIILHASKLSEYVRENISITVLLKEDVNDEMVLNFRQRLEQTGYVKSSRYITRDEAAKELTKDLGEDFVQFLGYNPLPPTIDLQLKSEYANTDSIAKIEKRLITNRIVKEVVYQKSLIDEVNSNISKITLVILGFSLILLLIAIILIHNTIRLSIYARRFIIRSMQLVGATEAFIRWPFILRSMLHGLYAGILSVALLVGTLWLAQQKIPELVNLQDSYQFGLFFLMILLAGIILSAFSTLFAVRRFLRMKSDSLYMH
- a CDS encoding undecaprenyl-diphosphate phosphatase, whose protein sequence is MTWIEAIIIAIVEGITEFLPVSSTGHMIITEALLGMEIDEFTKAFTVNIQFGAILSVVILYWKRFLQSWTFYQKLFIAFLPAAVIGFLAGDFIDSLLENVMVVAVMLLLGGILLLFVDKWFNKPGDNQEITYKKALWIGFWQCIAMVPGVSRSAATIIGGMQQKLSRTNAAEFSFFLAVPTMAAASAYKLIKDYKHFNSDNIDLLLVGNLVAFVVAMIAIKTFITFLQKHGFRLFGWYRIVLGLVIIVLLLMGIDLKVV
- a CDS encoding type III pantothenate kinase, with amino-acid sequence MSKGNLVVDMGNTLTKVALFENGQLQDFIRLPGSDYEQLNKIFQNYPDIHACMISSVGETKQAIYAKVITNCKLMFLDNSVMLPFVNKYSTPLTLGNDRLAGMAAARELFPGQDVLVVDTGTAITFDLMNSYGEYLGGSIAPGIAMRYKALHTFTQRLPLLEMDQDNVPLIGNSTLQCIHSGVLNGVVHEVEGMINSYLEQFPDLNIILTGGDQNYFDKQLKIKTFAAPNLVLFGLNILLNYNLENQEL
- a CDS encoding exo-alpha-sialidase — translated: MNSNHSLLQNLKSFLVLILIPSIAFLLNHADRNRISSRVSYESFLHTTAGQLMKECRTKGLSRPDLPEQAALQEYFMTLDPSLGRVPSERLMNAFHKLNEKQLKSTAYQLQWLGKSVVMGGRTRAIMWDPNDATGKKVWAGSVTGGLWYNPDITSEISLWQPVSDMWPNMVISCITSDPNNPSTFYVGTGESQTALITYRESSGRGVGIWKTINGGQSFSLLASTADFAYITKLIVRNENGNSVVYAGVVSGTYKGSIWQSQPSDGLFRSADGGASWQQVLPDITNESVPYAPADVQLGADGRIFVGTVANIEGKGGGTILFSDLGTPGSWTEYTDIRTIIENDPLNSQPYRVVLAPAPSSQNIIYAAISSGTLSPTTNPVYKGYYLVKSSDKGVTWQQINTPDGGGDWANLAWHAMDIAVDPNTPSTVYAGGLDMYRTTNSGTSWELLSDWSLMYYGGGDNYLHADQHVIAYKPGSSSEMLFGTDGGVFYSNNGNAVKPVFSQKNKNFNTLQFYTCAMHPGAGTEKYLGGLQDNGTLLYKGTPLSINDMVTGGDGAYCFWDQDESNLTITSYYYNRYTIFNNGFQAGYVDAYSGTFISPADYHHSRNTLYANAVDLWGGNANTILRVANIPTSGYSFINTGTSTTAYYSAVKVSPYSTAGNTRIFLGTVSGRLFKLENAQASPLSTEIGSPDFPPANISCIEIGGSEDTLLVTFSNYGVSSIWQTCNGGTDWREVEGDLPDMPVRWVIYHPQNPNQAMIATELGVWTTSSLQKEIVYWQPQINGMANVRVDMLNLRKSDLTVLAASHGRGLFTTTFSYDVTTGVNQQLATSWNVYSDGGKHSLIIQNPVSSKPFSVCIYTLSGIKMFETEIPELTNGYNLEMTPSMRGAFVVEINQNGVRKYSGKVLLW
- a CDS encoding dihydrofolate reductase, with the translated sequence MRRVQYFVACSLDGFIATEKDDISWLFTDADYGYEEFYESIDATLTGRKTFDIIKGFEEFPYSGKKNYVFSRDQHPEPHPEIKYIHEDIIPFVQELKNSQGKNIWLVGGGEIAAILENAGLIDDYIISIHPIILGKGKPLFAKVDQLRHLKLNECISYPSGLVQVRYSKVNLP
- the truB gene encoding tRNA pseudouridine(55) synthase TruB; amino-acid sequence: MQILFDFEKGEILLVNKPYRWTSFDVIGSIRYFFKKELGIKKFKIGHAGTLDPLATGLLILCTGPATKRIEEFKDFDKEYTGTFTLGATTASFDLEKPIDQTYPIEHITEEMISKAAISLTGNIEQVPPVFSAIKVNGKRAYKYARNEQEVVLKSRSVSIPLFEITRIALPEVDFRIVCSKGTYIRSVARDFGLALESGAYLSALCRTRVGPHELKDAYEVDQLKELILSQQPVQPDSQLEASITE